A window from Theropithecus gelada isolate Dixy chromosome 1, Tgel_1.0, whole genome shotgun sequence encodes these proteins:
- the C1H1orf123 gene encoding UPF0587 protein C1orf123 homolog isoform X2 codes for MGKIALQLKASLENITNLRPVGEDFRWYLKDSVALKGGRGSASMVQKCKLCARENSIEILSSTIKPYNAEDNENFKTIVEFECRGLEPVDFQPQAGFAAEGVESGTVFSDIDLQEKDWTDYDEKAQESVGIYEVTHQFVKC; via the exons ATGGGG AAAATCGCGCTGCAACTCAAAGCCTCGCTGGAGAACATCACCAACCTCCGGCCCGTGGGCGAGGACTTCCGGTGGTACCTGAAG GACAGTGTGGCACTGAAGGGGGGCCGTGGCAGTGCTTCCATGGTCCAGAAGTGCAAGCTGTGTGCAAGAGAAAATTCCATCG aGATATTAAGCAGCACCATCAAGCCTTACAAT GCTGAAGACAATGAGAACTTCAAGACAATAGTGGAGTTTGAGTGCAGGGGCCTTGAACCAGTTGATTTCCAGCCCcag GCTGGGTTTGCTGCTGAAGGTGTGGAGTCAGGGACAGTCTTCAGTGACATTGATTTGCAGGAGAAG GACTGGACTGACTATGATGAAAAGGCCCAGGAGTCTGTGGGAATCTACGAGGTCACCCACCAGTTTGTGAAGTGCTGA
- the C1H1orf123 gene encoding UPF0587 protein C1orf123 homolog isoform X1, whose product MGKIALQLKASLENITNLRPVGEDFRWYLKMKCGNCGEISDKWQYIRLMDSVALKGGRGSASMVQKCKLCARENSIEILSSTIKPYNAEDNENFKTIVEFECRGLEPVDFQPQAGFAAEGVESGTVFSDIDLQEKDWTDYDEKAQESVGIYEVTHQFVKC is encoded by the exons ATGGGG AAAATCGCGCTGCAACTCAAAGCCTCGCTGGAGAACATCACCAACCTCCGGCCCGTGGGCGAGGACTTCCGGTGGTACCTGAAG atGAAATGTGGCAACTGTGGTGAGATTTCGGACAAGTGGCAGTACATCCGGCTGATG GACAGTGTGGCACTGAAGGGGGGCCGTGGCAGTGCTTCCATGGTCCAGAAGTGCAAGCTGTGTGCAAGAGAAAATTCCATCG aGATATTAAGCAGCACCATCAAGCCTTACAAT GCTGAAGACAATGAGAACTTCAAGACAATAGTGGAGTTTGAGTGCAGGGGCCTTGAACCAGTTGATTTCCAGCCCcag GCTGGGTTTGCTGCTGAAGGTGTGGAGTCAGGGACAGTCTTCAGTGACATTGATTTGCAGGAGAAG GACTGGACTGACTATGATGAAAAGGCCCAGGAGTCTGTGGGAATCTACGAGGTCACCCACCAGTTTGTGAAGTGCTGA
- the C1H1orf123 gene encoding UPF0587 protein C1orf123 homolog isoform X3 has translation MGDSVALKGGRGSASMVQKCKLCARENSIEILSSTIKPYNAEDNENFKTIVEFECRGLEPVDFQPQAGFAAEGVESGTVFSDIDLQEKDWTDYDEKAQESVGIYEVTHQFVKC, from the exons ATGGGG GACAGTGTGGCACTGAAGGGGGGCCGTGGCAGTGCTTCCATGGTCCAGAAGTGCAAGCTGTGTGCAAGAGAAAATTCCATCG aGATATTAAGCAGCACCATCAAGCCTTACAAT GCTGAAGACAATGAGAACTTCAAGACAATAGTGGAGTTTGAGTGCAGGGGCCTTGAACCAGTTGATTTCCAGCCCcag GCTGGGTTTGCTGCTGAAGGTGTGGAGTCAGGGACAGTCTTCAGTGACATTGATTTGCAGGAGAAG GACTGGACTGACTATGATGAAAAGGCCCAGGAGTCTGTGGGAATCTACGAGGTCACCCACCAGTTTGTGAAGTGCTGA